From a single Myotis daubentonii chromosome 5, mMyoDau2.1, whole genome shotgun sequence genomic region:
- the PAIP2 gene encoding polyadenylate-binding protein-interacting protein 2 yields MKDPSRSSTSPSIINEDVIINGHSHEDDNPFAEYMWMENEEEFNRQIEEELWEEEFIERCFQEMLEEEEEHEWFIPARDLPQTMDQIQDQFNDLVIGDGSSLEDLVVKSNLNPNAKEFVPGVKY; encoded by the exons ATGAAAGATCCAAGTCGCAGCAGTACTAGCCCAAGCATCATCAATGAAGATGTGATTATTAACGGTCATTCTCATGAAGATGACAATCCATTTGCAGAATACATGTGGATGGAAAATGAAGAAGAATTCAACAGACAA ATAGAAGAGGAGTTATGGGAAGAAGAATTTATTGAACGCTGTTTCCAAGAAATgctggaagaggaagaagaacatGAGTGGTTTATTCCAGCTCGAGATCTTCCACAAACTATGGACCAAATACAAGACCAATTTAATGACCTTGTTATTGGTGATGGCTCTTCTCTGGAAGATCTTGTg GTCAAGAGCAATCTGAATCCAAATGCAAAGGAGTTTGTTCCTGGGGTGAAGTACTAA
- the SLC23A1 gene encoding solute carrier family 23 member 1 isoform X3 has product MKLLPSWRAVLPVGARGRVWPWAQQPRRTAHTCVPEMRAQEDPEGQTQHEDLGLAGPSTKDPPVPLPTEPKSDMLYKIEDVPPWYLCILLGFQHYLTCFSGTIAVPFLLAEALCVGRDQHMVSQLIGTIFTCVGITTLIQTTLGIRLPLFQASAFAFLIPAKAILALERWKCPPEEEIYGNWSLPLNTSHIWHPRMREIVLAIMTVWLLCYILTLTDVLPTDPTAYGFQARTDARGDIMAIAPWIRIPYPCQWGLPTVTAAAVLGMFSATLAGIIESIGDYYACARLAGAPPPPVHAINRGIFTEGICCIIAGLLGTGNGSTSSSPNIGVLGITKVGSRRVVQYGAGIMLVLGTIGKFTALFASLPDPILGGMFCTLFGMITAVGLSNLQFVDMNSSRNLFVLGFSMFFGLTLPNYLESNPGAINTGIPEVDQILTVLLTTEMFVGGCLAFLLDNTVPGSPEERGLVQWKAGAHANSEMSTSLKSYDFPFGMNMIKRIAFLKYIPICPVFKGFSSRSKDQRPVPEDISENRETGPVCTKI; this is encoded by the exons ATGAAGCTCCTTCCCAGCTGGAGAGCGGTGCTGCCTGTGGGCGCTCGGGGCCGGGTCTGGCCATGGGCACAACAACCCAGAA GAACTGCTCACACCTGTGTCCCAGAGATGAGGGCCCAGGAGGACCCCGAGGGCCAGACACAG CATGAGGACCTGGGCTTAGCAGGGCCCTCCACGAAGGACCCCCCGGTGCCCCTGCCCACAGAGCCCAAGTCCGACATGCTGTACAAGATCGAAGACGTGCCGCCCTGGTATCTGTGCATCCTGCTGGGCTTCCAG cattaCCTGACATGCTTCAGTGGCACCATTGCTGTGCCCTTCCTCCTGGCTGAGGCGCTGTGTGTGGGCCGTGACCAGCACATGGTCAGCCAGCTCATTGGCACCATCTTCACCTGCGTGGGCATCACCACCCTCATCCAGACCACGCTGGGCATCCG GCTGCCGCTGTTCCAGGCTAGTGCCTTTGCATTTCTGATCCCAGCTAAAGCCATCCTGGCCCTGGAGAGATGGAAATGTCCCCCAGAAG AGGAGATCTATGGCAACTGGAGTCTGCCCCTGAACACTTCTCATATCTGGCACCCACGGATGAGAGAG ATTGTGCTGGCCATCATGACCGTGTGGCTGCTCTGCTACATCCTGACCCTGACAGATGTGCTGCCCACAGACCCTACAGCCTACGGCTTCCAGGCACGAACGGACGCCCGAGGGGACATCATGGCTATTGCACCCTGGATCCGAATCCCCTACCCCT gtCAGTGGGGCCTGCCCACAGTGACTGCAGCTGCTGTCCTAGGAATGTTCAGTGCCACATTGGCGGGTATCATTGAATCCATCGGAGATTATTATGCTTGTGCCCGCCTGGCTGGTGCACCACCCCCTCCAGTACATGCTATCAACAG GGGCATCTTCACCGAAGGCATCTGCTGCATCATCGCAGGGCTGTTGGGCACCGGCAATGGGTCCACCTCGTCCAGCCCCAACATTGGCGTCCTGGGGATTACCAAG gtgggcagcaggcgCGTGGTGCAGTATGGTGCGGGCATCATGCTGGTCCTGGGCACTATTGGCAAATTCACAGCCCTCTTCGCTTCGCTCCCTGACCCCATCCTGGGAGGCATGTTCTGCACCCTCTTCG GCATGATAACCGCTGTGGGGCTGTCCAACCTGCAGTTCGTGGACATGAACTCCTCCCGCAACCTCTTCGTGCTCGGATTTTCCATGTTCTTTGGACTTACACTGCCGAATTACCTGGAGTCCAACCCCGGCGCCATCAACACAG GTATTCCTGAAGTGGACCAGATTCTGACTGTGCTACTGACCACGGAGATGTTCGTGGGTGGGTGCCTTGCTTTCCTACTGGACAACACAGTGCCAG gaagcccagaggaaaGAGGCCTGgtacagtggaaagctggggcCCATGCCAACAGTGAGATGTCTACCAGTCTCAAGAGCTATGATTTCCCCTTTGGGATGAACATGATAAAAAGGATTGCCTTTCTGAAATACATTCCTATCTGCCCAGTCTTCAAAGGATTTTCTTCAAGGTCAAAAGATCAGCGTCCAGTTCCAGAAGATATTTCAGAGAATAGAGAAACTGGGCCCGTGTGCACCAAGATCTGA
- the SLC23A1 gene encoding solute carrier family 23 member 1 isoform X4 encodes MKLLPSWRAVLPVGARGRVWPWAQQPRRTAHTCVPEMRAQEDPEGQTQHEDLGLAGPSTKDPPVPLPTEPKSDMLYKIEDVPPWYLCILLGFQHYLTCFSGTIAVPFLLAEALCVGRDQHMVSQLIGTIFTCVGITTLIQTTLGIRSILLIVLFSQYLRNLTFLLPVYRWGKGLSLFRIQIFKMFPIVLAIMTVWLLCYILTLTDVLPTDPTAYGFQARTDARGDIMAIAPWIRIPYPCQWGLPTVTAAAVLGMFSATLAGIIESIGDYYACARLAGAPPPPVHAINRGIFTEGICCIIAGLLGTGNGSTSSSPNIGVLGITKVGSRRVVQYGAGIMLVLGTIGKFTALFASLPDPILGGMFCTLFGMITAVGLSNLQFVDMNSSRNLFVLGFSMFFGLTLPNYLESNPGAINTGIPEVDQILTVLLTTEMFVGGCLAFLLDNTVPGSPEERGLVQWKAGAHANSEMSTSLKSYDFPFGMNMIKRIAFLKYIPICPVFKGFSSRSKDQRPVPEDISENRETGPVCTKI; translated from the exons ATGAAGCTCCTTCCCAGCTGGAGAGCGGTGCTGCCTGTGGGCGCTCGGGGCCGGGTCTGGCCATGGGCACAACAACCCAGAA GAACTGCTCACACCTGTGTCCCAGAGATGAGGGCCCAGGAGGACCCCGAGGGCCAGACACAG CATGAGGACCTGGGCTTAGCAGGGCCCTCCACGAAGGACCCCCCGGTGCCCCTGCCCACAGAGCCCAAGTCCGACATGCTGTACAAGATCGAAGACGTGCCGCCCTGGTATCTGTGCATCCTGCTGGGCTTCCAG cattaCCTGACATGCTTCAGTGGCACCATTGCTGTGCCCTTCCTCCTGGCTGAGGCGCTGTGTGTGGGCCGTGACCAGCACATGGTCAGCCAGCTCATTGGCACCATCTTCACCTGCGTGGGCATCACCACCCTCATCCAGACCACGCTGGGCATCCG CTCCATTCTCCTGATCGTCCTCTTCTCCCAGTACCTGCGCAACCTCACCTTCCTGCTGCCAGTCTACCGCTGGGGCAAGGGCCTCAGTCTCTTCCGCATCCAGATCTTCAAGATGTTTCCT ATTGTGCTGGCCATCATGACCGTGTGGCTGCTCTGCTACATCCTGACCCTGACAGATGTGCTGCCCACAGACCCTACAGCCTACGGCTTCCAGGCACGAACGGACGCCCGAGGGGACATCATGGCTATTGCACCCTGGATCCGAATCCCCTACCCCT gtCAGTGGGGCCTGCCCACAGTGACTGCAGCTGCTGTCCTAGGAATGTTCAGTGCCACATTGGCGGGTATCATTGAATCCATCGGAGATTATTATGCTTGTGCCCGCCTGGCTGGTGCACCACCCCCTCCAGTACATGCTATCAACAG GGGCATCTTCACCGAAGGCATCTGCTGCATCATCGCAGGGCTGTTGGGCACCGGCAATGGGTCCACCTCGTCCAGCCCCAACATTGGCGTCCTGGGGATTACCAAG gtgggcagcaggcgCGTGGTGCAGTATGGTGCGGGCATCATGCTGGTCCTGGGCACTATTGGCAAATTCACAGCCCTCTTCGCTTCGCTCCCTGACCCCATCCTGGGAGGCATGTTCTGCACCCTCTTCG GCATGATAACCGCTGTGGGGCTGTCCAACCTGCAGTTCGTGGACATGAACTCCTCCCGCAACCTCTTCGTGCTCGGATTTTCCATGTTCTTTGGACTTACACTGCCGAATTACCTGGAGTCCAACCCCGGCGCCATCAACACAG GTATTCCTGAAGTGGACCAGATTCTGACTGTGCTACTGACCACGGAGATGTTCGTGGGTGGGTGCCTTGCTTTCCTACTGGACAACACAGTGCCAG gaagcccagaggaaaGAGGCCTGgtacagtggaaagctggggcCCATGCCAACAGTGAGATGTCTACCAGTCTCAAGAGCTATGATTTCCCCTTTGGGATGAACATGATAAAAAGGATTGCCTTTCTGAAATACATTCCTATCTGCCCAGTCTTCAAAGGATTTTCTTCAAGGTCAAAAGATCAGCGTCCAGTTCCAGAAGATATTTCAGAGAATAGAGAAACTGGGCCCGTGTGCACCAAGATCTGA
- the SLC23A1 gene encoding solute carrier family 23 member 1 isoform X1 — MKLLPSWRAVLPVGARGRVWPWAQQPRRTAHTCVPEMRAQEDPEGQTQHEDLGLAGPSTKDPPVPLPTEPKSDMLYKIEDVPPWYLCILLGFQHYLTCFSGTIAVPFLLAEALCVGRDQHMVSQLIGTIFTCVGITTLIQTTLGIRLPLFQASAFAFLIPAKAILALERWKCPPEEEIYGNWSLPLNTSHIWHPRMREVQGAIMVSSIVEVVIGLMGLPGALLSYIGPLTVTPTVSLIGLSVFQAAGDRAGSHWGISACSILLIVLFSQYLRNLTFLLPVYRWGKGLSLFRIQIFKMFPIVLAIMTVWLLCYILTLTDVLPTDPTAYGFQARTDARGDIMAIAPWIRIPYPCQWGLPTVTAAAVLGMFSATLAGIIESIGDYYACARLAGAPPPPVHAINRGIFTEGICCIIAGLLGTGNGSTSSSPNIGVLGITKVGSRRVVQYGAGIMLVLGTIGKFTALFASLPDPILGGMFCTLFGMITAVGLSNLQFVDMNSSRNLFVLGFSMFFGLTLPNYLESNPGAINTGIPEVDQILTVLLTTEMFVGGCLAFLLDNTVPGSPEERGLVQWKAGAHANSEMSTSLKSYDFPFGMNMIKRIAFLKYIPICPVFKGFSSRSKDQRPVPEDISENRETGPVCTKI; from the exons ATGAAGCTCCTTCCCAGCTGGAGAGCGGTGCTGCCTGTGGGCGCTCGGGGCCGGGTCTGGCCATGGGCACAACAACCCAGAA GAACTGCTCACACCTGTGTCCCAGAGATGAGGGCCCAGGAGGACCCCGAGGGCCAGACACAG CATGAGGACCTGGGCTTAGCAGGGCCCTCCACGAAGGACCCCCCGGTGCCCCTGCCCACAGAGCCCAAGTCCGACATGCTGTACAAGATCGAAGACGTGCCGCCCTGGTATCTGTGCATCCTGCTGGGCTTCCAG cattaCCTGACATGCTTCAGTGGCACCATTGCTGTGCCCTTCCTCCTGGCTGAGGCGCTGTGTGTGGGCCGTGACCAGCACATGGTCAGCCAGCTCATTGGCACCATCTTCACCTGCGTGGGCATCACCACCCTCATCCAGACCACGCTGGGCATCCG GCTGCCGCTGTTCCAGGCTAGTGCCTTTGCATTTCTGATCCCAGCTAAAGCCATCCTGGCCCTGGAGAGATGGAAATGTCCCCCAGAAG AGGAGATCTATGGCAACTGGAGTCTGCCCCTGAACACTTCTCATATCTGGCACCCACGGATGAGAGAG GTCCAGGGTGCAATCATGGTATCCAGCATAGTGGAAGTGGTGATTGGGCTGATGGGACTGCCTGGGGCCCTGCTCAGCTACATTGGGCCTCTCACGGTCACCCCCACTGTCTCCCTTATTGGCCTCTCTGTTTTCCAAGCTGCTGGTGACCGAGCAGGCTCCCACTGGGGAATCTCAGCTTG CTCCATTCTCCTGATCGTCCTCTTCTCCCAGTACCTGCGCAACCTCACCTTCCTGCTGCCAGTCTACCGCTGGGGCAAGGGCCTCAGTCTCTTCCGCATCCAGATCTTCAAGATGTTTCCT ATTGTGCTGGCCATCATGACCGTGTGGCTGCTCTGCTACATCCTGACCCTGACAGATGTGCTGCCCACAGACCCTACAGCCTACGGCTTCCAGGCACGAACGGACGCCCGAGGGGACATCATGGCTATTGCACCCTGGATCCGAATCCCCTACCCCT gtCAGTGGGGCCTGCCCACAGTGACTGCAGCTGCTGTCCTAGGAATGTTCAGTGCCACATTGGCGGGTATCATTGAATCCATCGGAGATTATTATGCTTGTGCCCGCCTGGCTGGTGCACCACCCCCTCCAGTACATGCTATCAACAG GGGCATCTTCACCGAAGGCATCTGCTGCATCATCGCAGGGCTGTTGGGCACCGGCAATGGGTCCACCTCGTCCAGCCCCAACATTGGCGTCCTGGGGATTACCAAG gtgggcagcaggcgCGTGGTGCAGTATGGTGCGGGCATCATGCTGGTCCTGGGCACTATTGGCAAATTCACAGCCCTCTTCGCTTCGCTCCCTGACCCCATCCTGGGAGGCATGTTCTGCACCCTCTTCG GCATGATAACCGCTGTGGGGCTGTCCAACCTGCAGTTCGTGGACATGAACTCCTCCCGCAACCTCTTCGTGCTCGGATTTTCCATGTTCTTTGGACTTACACTGCCGAATTACCTGGAGTCCAACCCCGGCGCCATCAACACAG GTATTCCTGAAGTGGACCAGATTCTGACTGTGCTACTGACCACGGAGATGTTCGTGGGTGGGTGCCTTGCTTTCCTACTGGACAACACAGTGCCAG gaagcccagaggaaaGAGGCCTGgtacagtggaaagctggggcCCATGCCAACAGTGAGATGTCTACCAGTCTCAAGAGCTATGATTTCCCCTTTGGGATGAACATGATAAAAAGGATTGCCTTTCTGAAATACATTCCTATCTGCCCAGTCTTCAAAGGATTTTCTTCAAGGTCAAAAGATCAGCGTCCAGTTCCAGAAGATATTTCAGAGAATAGAGAAACTGGGCCCGTGTGCACCAAGATCTGA
- the SLC23A1 gene encoding solute carrier family 23 member 1 isoform X2: MLYKIEDVPPWYLCILLGFQHYLTCFSGTIAVPFLLAEALCVGRDQHMVSQLIGTIFTCVGITTLIQTTLGIRLPLFQASAFAFLIPAKAILALERWKCPPEEEIYGNWSLPLNTSHIWHPRMREVQGAIMVSSIVEVVIGLMGLPGALLSYIGPLTVTPTVSLIGLSVFQAAGDRAGSHWGISACSILLIVLFSQYLRNLTFLLPVYRWGKGLSLFRIQIFKMFPIVLAIMTVWLLCYILTLTDVLPTDPTAYGFQARTDARGDIMAIAPWIRIPYPCQWGLPTVTAAAVLGMFSATLAGIIESIGDYYACARLAGAPPPPVHAINRGIFTEGICCIIAGLLGTGNGSTSSSPNIGVLGITKVGSRRVVQYGAGIMLVLGTIGKFTALFASLPDPILGGMFCTLFGMITAVGLSNLQFVDMNSSRNLFVLGFSMFFGLTLPNYLESNPGAINTGIPEVDQILTVLLTTEMFVGGCLAFLLDNTVPGSPEERGLVQWKAGAHANSEMSTSLKSYDFPFGMNMIKRIAFLKYIPICPVFKGFSSRSKDQRPVPEDISENRETGPVCTKI; this comes from the exons ATGCTGTACAAGATCGAAGACGTGCCGCCCTGGTATCTGTGCATCCTGCTGGGCTTCCAG cattaCCTGACATGCTTCAGTGGCACCATTGCTGTGCCCTTCCTCCTGGCTGAGGCGCTGTGTGTGGGCCGTGACCAGCACATGGTCAGCCAGCTCATTGGCACCATCTTCACCTGCGTGGGCATCACCACCCTCATCCAGACCACGCTGGGCATCCG GCTGCCGCTGTTCCAGGCTAGTGCCTTTGCATTTCTGATCCCAGCTAAAGCCATCCTGGCCCTGGAGAGATGGAAATGTCCCCCAGAAG AGGAGATCTATGGCAACTGGAGTCTGCCCCTGAACACTTCTCATATCTGGCACCCACGGATGAGAGAG GTCCAGGGTGCAATCATGGTATCCAGCATAGTGGAAGTGGTGATTGGGCTGATGGGACTGCCTGGGGCCCTGCTCAGCTACATTGGGCCTCTCACGGTCACCCCCACTGTCTCCCTTATTGGCCTCTCTGTTTTCCAAGCTGCTGGTGACCGAGCAGGCTCCCACTGGGGAATCTCAGCTTG CTCCATTCTCCTGATCGTCCTCTTCTCCCAGTACCTGCGCAACCTCACCTTCCTGCTGCCAGTCTACCGCTGGGGCAAGGGCCTCAGTCTCTTCCGCATCCAGATCTTCAAGATGTTTCCT ATTGTGCTGGCCATCATGACCGTGTGGCTGCTCTGCTACATCCTGACCCTGACAGATGTGCTGCCCACAGACCCTACAGCCTACGGCTTCCAGGCACGAACGGACGCCCGAGGGGACATCATGGCTATTGCACCCTGGATCCGAATCCCCTACCCCT gtCAGTGGGGCCTGCCCACAGTGACTGCAGCTGCTGTCCTAGGAATGTTCAGTGCCACATTGGCGGGTATCATTGAATCCATCGGAGATTATTATGCTTGTGCCCGCCTGGCTGGTGCACCACCCCCTCCAGTACATGCTATCAACAG GGGCATCTTCACCGAAGGCATCTGCTGCATCATCGCAGGGCTGTTGGGCACCGGCAATGGGTCCACCTCGTCCAGCCCCAACATTGGCGTCCTGGGGATTACCAAG gtgggcagcaggcgCGTGGTGCAGTATGGTGCGGGCATCATGCTGGTCCTGGGCACTATTGGCAAATTCACAGCCCTCTTCGCTTCGCTCCCTGACCCCATCCTGGGAGGCATGTTCTGCACCCTCTTCG GCATGATAACCGCTGTGGGGCTGTCCAACCTGCAGTTCGTGGACATGAACTCCTCCCGCAACCTCTTCGTGCTCGGATTTTCCATGTTCTTTGGACTTACACTGCCGAATTACCTGGAGTCCAACCCCGGCGCCATCAACACAG GTATTCCTGAAGTGGACCAGATTCTGACTGTGCTACTGACCACGGAGATGTTCGTGGGTGGGTGCCTTGCTTTCCTACTGGACAACACAGTGCCAG gaagcccagaggaaaGAGGCCTGgtacagtggaaagctggggcCCATGCCAACAGTGAGATGTCTACCAGTCTCAAGAGCTATGATTTCCCCTTTGGGATGAACATGATAAAAAGGATTGCCTTTCTGAAATACATTCCTATCTGCCCAGTCTTCAAAGGATTTTCTTCAAGGTCAAAAGATCAGCGTCCAGTTCCAGAAGATATTTCAGAGAATAGAGAAACTGGGCCCGTGTGCACCAAGATCTGA
- the MZB1 gene encoding marginal zone B- and B1-cell-specific protein, producing the protein MLTEPAPETMRLSLPLLLLLLGAWAIPGGLGNRASLTATAPQLDHEEKYSAHMPAHLRCDACRAVAYQMWQHLAKAEAKLHTPGGRQELSESVYTDVLEQSCSQTWQDYGVREVNQVKHLMGPGLSHGPEPSVSVMITGGPWPTRLSTTCLHYLGEFGEDQIYEAHQQGQGALEALLCGGPRGACSEEAPVTRAEL; encoded by the exons ATGCTCACTGAGCCGGCTCCAGAAACCATGAGGCTGTCACTGCCACTGCTCCTGCTGCTACTGGGGGCTTGGGCTATCCCCGGGGGCCTTGGGAATAGGGCTTCGCTCACAGCCACTGCCCCACAGCTGGACCATGAGGAGAAGTATTCAGCTCATATGCCTGCTCACCTTCGCTGCGATGCCTGCAGGGCGGTGGCATACCAG ATGTGGCAACATCTGGCAAAGGCAGAGGCCAAGCTTCACACCCCTGGGGGGCGTCAGGAGCTGAGTGAGTCGGTATATACAGACGTCCTGGAACAGAGCTGCTCCCAGACCTGGCAGGA CTACGGGGTCCGAGAAGTGAACCAGGTGAAACATCTCATGGGCCCAGGACTTAGCCATGGGCCAGAGCCAAGCGTCAGCGTGATGATCACGGGGGGCCCCTGGCCTACCAG GCTCTCCACGACATGTTTGCACTACCTGGGGGAGTTTGGAGAAGACCAGATCTATGAAGCCCATCAGCAAGGCCAAGGGGCTCTGGAGGCATTGCTGTGTGGAGGCCCCCGTGGAGCCTGCTCAGAGGAGGCACCAGTCACAAGGGCAGAGCTCTAG